A stretch of Pantoea sp. Lij88 DNA encodes these proteins:
- a CDS encoding (S)-acetoin forming diacetyl reductase, producing MKNRVAFVTGAGQGIGEAIALRLAKDGLSVAVADFNQETARQVAEKINQQGGKAIALKVDVSQRDQVMDAVEEARRTLGGFDVIVNNAGIAPSTPIAEITEAVVDMVYNVNVKGVIWGMQAAIKAFAAEGHGGKIINACSQAGHVGNPELAVYSSSKFAVRGLTQTAARDLAPAGITVNAFCPGIVRTPMWEEIDRQISEAAGKPAGYGTEEFAKRITLGRLSEPEDVAACVAYLASPDSDYMTGQSLLIDGGMVFN from the coding sequence ATGAAAAACAGAGTGGCATTTGTGACCGGCGCAGGCCAGGGCATTGGTGAAGCGATCGCCCTGCGCCTGGCAAAAGATGGGCTGTCGGTAGCGGTGGCCGATTTCAATCAGGAGACGGCGCGCCAGGTTGCGGAGAAGATTAATCAGCAGGGTGGTAAAGCGATTGCATTGAAAGTCGATGTCTCGCAGCGCGATCAGGTAATGGATGCCGTAGAAGAGGCGCGTCGCACGCTGGGCGGATTTGACGTCATCGTCAATAACGCCGGTATTGCACCTTCCACGCCGATTGCTGAGATCACCGAAGCGGTGGTCGACATGGTCTACAACGTCAATGTTAAAGGGGTCATCTGGGGCATGCAGGCCGCGATTAAAGCGTTTGCTGCTGAAGGACACGGCGGCAAAATCATCAACGCCTGTTCGCAGGCGGGTCACGTCGGCAATCCGGAGCTGGCGGTTTACAGCTCCAGTAAGTTTGCCGTGCGCGGCCTGACGCAGACCGCCGCGCGCGATCTGGCCCCGGCCGGTATTACGGTCAACGCCTTCTGCCCTGGCATTGTCAGAACGCCAATGTGGGAAGAGATTGACCGGCAGATTTCTGAAGCCGCCGGAAAACCGGCCGGATACGGCACTGAAGAATTTGCGAAACGCATTACGCTGGGACGTCTGTCTGAACCGGAAGATGTCGCCGCCTGCGTCGCTTATCTGGCCAGTCCCGACTCCGATTACATGACCGGTCAGTCACTGCTGATTGACGGCGGCATGGTCTTTAACTGA